The Leptodactylus fuscus isolate aLepFus1 chromosome 3, aLepFus1.hap2, whole genome shotgun sequence genome has a segment encoding these proteins:
- the LOC142198313 gene encoding cytochrome P450 2K1-like, translating into MDFGFSLASYFVLVLTLLYVLNVLKSWNKKNVKNFPPGPRSLPLVGNLYLMNFKRPQLTYLELAKKYGPVFSVQMGMKTMVVLTGYEAVKEALVNNAEEFGERGLLQIFKNMDHGMGLTSSQGENWKVMRRFTITTLRDFGMGKSTIEEKIAEECAHLSHYFTSFKGKPFDNAIILNAAVANIIVAILLGHRMDYDDPQFRRLLYLTNENIRLLGTPMVSLINIFPFLEIFPGSHKTILKNVEELCDFIRQTFVESLRNLDENDQRSLIDVFLVRQKEEAGHPQSYYHNKNLTRLVRSLFAAGMETTSTTLRWGLLLMMKYPKIQEKVQEEISRVVGSAQPMYSHRGQMPFTNAVIHEIQRFADIVPLNLGHETTKDVTFKGYFIPKGTYIIPLLTSVLKDETQFEKPKEFYPKHFLDSKGNFMKKEAFMPFSAGRRACAGETLARMELFIFFTSLLQKFTFSLPPGVTDVDLIPAFGVTNSPKPQMICAVPRF; encoded by the exons ATGGATTTCGGGTTCTCTTTGGCTTCTTATTTTGTGCTGGTTTTGACTCTTTTATATGTCTTAAATGTCTTAAAAAgttggaataaaaaaaatgtcaagaATTTCCCTCCTGGACCCAGAAGTTTGCCGCTGGTGGGGAATTTGTATCTCATGAATTTCAAGAGACCTCAGCTCACTTATCTAGAG CTTGCAAAGAAATATGGCCCAGTGTTTAGTGTCCAGATGGGTATGAAAACAATGGTGGTCTTGACTGGCTATGAGGCCGTGAAAGAAGCTCTTGTCAACAATGCAGAAGAGTTTGGAGAAAGAGGATTACTGCAAATATTTAAGAATATGGATCATGGAATGG gCCTTACCTCTTCACAAGGAGAAAATTGGAAGGTCATGAGAAGATTTACAATAACCACATTACGGGACTTTGGCATGGGAAAAAGTACCATAGAAGAGAAAATAGCAGAAGAATGTGCCCACTTATCTCATTATTTTACATCCTTTaaag GGAAGCCATTTGACAACGCTATAATTCTAAATGCCGCTGTGGCAAATATAATTGTGGCCATTTTACTTGGGCATCGAATGGACTATGACGATCCTCAATTTAGGAGACTGTTATACCTGACAAATGAGAATATTAGACTTTTGGGAACTCCAATGGTTTCG CTCATTAATATCTTCCCGTTCCTGGAGATTTTCCCCGGAAGCCACAAAACCATTTTGAAAAATGTTGAAGAACTTTGTGACTTTATTAGACAAACTTTTGTTGAAAGTCTGAGGAACTTGGATGAGaatgatcaaagaagtttaatagATGTGTTTCTCGTCAGACAAAAAGAG GAAGCCGGACACCCCCAATCCTATTACCACAATAAGAATCTAACAAGACTTGTAAGAAGCTTGTTTGCTGCAGGAATGGAGACAACGTCCACCACACTGCGCTGGGGACTTCTTCTGATGATGAAATATCCAAAAATCCAAG AAAAGGTCCAGGAGGAGATTTCCAGAGTTGTTGGATCTGCACAGCCCATGTACAGCCACCGAGGACAAATGCCCTTTACAAATGCAGTAATACATGAAATCCAGAGGTTTGCTGACATTGTGCCTTTGAATTTGGGTCATGAAACAACTAAAGATGTCACTTTTAAAGGATATTTTATTCCAAAA GGAACCTACATAATCCCATTATTGACCTCAGTATTAAAAGATGAGACACAGTTTGAGAAGCCTAAAGAGTTTTATCCAAAGCATTTTCTTGATTCCAAGGGAAATTTTATGAAGAAAGAAGCCTTCATGCCGTTTTCTGCAG GTCGTAGAGCCTGTGCCGGAGAGACACTTGCTAGAATGGAACTCTTCATCTTTTTCACAAGCCTTCTGCAGAAATTCACCTTTTCCTTACCCCCGGGGGTCACTGACGTGGACCTGATCCCTGCTTTTGGAGTAACAAACTCGCCAAAGCCGCAGATGATTTGTGCCGTGCCCCGGTTTTAA